Proteins encoded in a region of the Balaenoptera ricei isolate mBalRic1 chromosome 19, mBalRic1.hap2, whole genome shotgun sequence genome:
- the LOC132354055 gene encoding uncharacterized protein LOC132354055: MGRSLHGCPVSSPQSRGGGRRRKNSRGLGRPGRRSRRRAGRRQRTAVESPSINFHARIIIGKLESWLPDSRFVSPNESERVGAQRLAAAGGGGSFSLYAASSKSSMLRRAIIIVSLASFPPRGCRAGQQIHADRDRGAESWAPLCKRGESDAAGGGVLPSAPKRGPFANCGRLRAPPVPPPAAQLRALAARPPARPSSLPPHPRLTAAGAGSSPAAGAWEKGPQVVLRELWPAFCETHTGLQKHTGPAQGELLRPAASFSPSFPLTPHPSKIPVASVIKCLIPSPTLSLHWCIIRSGKACFQANRPNKCYYWDSASPGCTIVTRALANLV; encoded by the exons ATGGGCCGGAGCCTCCACGGCTGCCCGGTGTCTTCGCCGC agagcaggggtgggggaaggaggagaaagaactcGCGGGGGCTCGGGCGCCCGGGCAGAAGGAGCAGGAGGAGAGCGGGCAGGCGACAGCGCACGGCGGTGGAGAGCCCCTCGATCAATTTTCATGCAAGAATCATTATCGGTAAATTGGAAAGCTGGCTGCCTGACAGCAGATTTGTCTCCCCTAATGAAAGCGAAAGGGTAGGGGCGCAGCGGCTGGCGGCTGCAGGCGGCGGCGGCTCCTTCAGTCTCTACGCGGCATCTTCCAAGAGCTCCATGCTTCGCAGGGCGATAATAATAGTTTCACTTGCGAGCTTCCCCCCGCGCGGCTGCCGCGCCGGGCAGCAGATCCATGCGGACCGGGATCGGGGCGCAGAGAGCTGGGCTCCCCTCTGCAAACGCGGGGAGAGTGATGCTGCTGGCGGCGGGGTGCTCCCCTCTGCCCCAAAGCGGGGGCCGTTTGCAAACTGTGGGCGGCTGCGGGCGCCGCCGGTCCCCCCTCCGGCTGCCCAACTCCGCGCTctggccgcccgcccgcccgcccgcccctcctccctccctccccacccacgtCTGACAGCTGCGGGAGCCGGGAGTTCACCCGCCGCCGGGGCCTGGGAGAAGGGTCCCCAAGTCGTGCTCCGGGAGCTCTGGCCCGCCTTTTGTGAAACCCACACGGGGCTGCAGAAACACACCGGCCCGGCCCAGGGTGAGCTCCTAAGGCCAGcggcttccttctctccttcttttcctctcaccccccacccctcaaAAATCCCTGTTGCAAGTGTAATCAAATGCTTGATACCATCTCCCACACTCTCCCTGCACTGGTGCATTATCAGATCCGGGAAGGCATGCTTCCAGGCAAATAGACCTAATAAATGCTATTACTGGGATTCTGCAAGCCCCGGCTGCACCATAGTAACGAGAGCCCTGGCTAATTTGGTTTAA